From a single Pleurodeles waltl isolate 20211129_DDA chromosome 8, aPleWal1.hap1.20221129, whole genome shotgun sequence genomic region:
- the LOC138248841 gene encoding CD276 antigen-like — protein sequence MARMWLFWACIGSAMCCTDTEKKSTPILAILGSNVLLPCTSKSKPTRIQSFNLYWQIPGPFDLDWVVDYADETEKDGRSMQETRFRNRTKFFRSHFKDGNFSLLLSDVQREDEACYKCLIRFGIERTTSSQEGFINLHTSAHYNEPVLHIKEEPSSKSRNITCSATGGYPEPDVHWTIDGKPVPKGSRMVQTEITKKASKGTYSVYSSLVTEANKDVECIIENKRLKENRSASVTGTRIGGSGLSSTSGLALCDGYAAFIYLSVQWIFWHF from the exons AGTCAACTCCCATCTTGGCAATCCTGGGTAgtaatgtcctcttgccatgtacctccaagagtaagccaacccgtATACAGAGCTTTAACCTCTACTGGCAGATCCCAGGGCCCTTTGACCTGGACTGGGTGGTTGATTATGCAGACGAGACAGAAAAAGATGGGCGGTCTATGCAGGAAACCAGATTCCGCAACCGAACTAAATTCTTTCGGAGCCACTTCAAGGATGGCAATTTCTCTCTCCTGTTGTCAGATGTTCAAAGAGAGGACGAAGCCTGTTACAAATGCTTGATCCGATTTGGCATAGAAAGGACCACTAGCTCCCAGGAAGGCTTTATTAACCTCCACACCTCTG CCCATTACAATGAACCAGTCCTACACATCAAAGAGGAGCCTTCCAGCAAGAGTAGGAACATCACATGCAGTGCTACTGGGGGTTATCCAGAACCAGATGTCCACTGGACCATTGATGGGAAACCTGTCCCGAAAGGGTCCAGAATGGTGCAGACAGAGATCACCAAGAAAGCCTCCAAGGGGACCTACAGTGTTTATAGCAGTCTGGTCACCGAAGCCAACAAAGACGTTGAATGCATCATTGAGAACAAGCGGCTCAAAGAGAACCGGTCTGCATCCGTAACGGGCA CTCGGATTGGTGGAAGTGGCTTGAGTAGTACCAGCGGCCTGGCCCTCTGTGATGGTTATGCTGCCTTCATCTACCTGTCAGTGCAATGGATTTTCTGGCATTTTTAA